In uncultured Bacteroides sp., the following proteins share a genomic window:
- a CDS encoding ABC transporter ATP-binding protein, translated as MPDAIIQTHDLTIGYVNRKGNYPVQIRLSLEVFQGEMVCLIGPNGCGKSTLLRTIAGLQPALRGEVRIDNLPLGKQSLSNKARLLSLVLTDRVEVSNLTVFNLVATGRNPYTDWLGKLTDHDKELVHAALSQVHLEGYANRFINELSDGERQRAMIAKALVQDTPVILLDEPTAHLDINNRVEVMMLLHELARRTNKAIVLSTHELDLALQTADKLWLMIPKHGIAVGTPEDLILTNRFQKVFANNSYRFDSSTGNFMVNHAEIPRLVSLKTLGTGNRTYWTERALTRNGYQLSANAPELITVDEAADSWLISKEGRELACSSIQELLLQLESF; from the coding sequence ATGCCCGATGCAATAATACAAACCCACGATTTAACCATAGGATACGTAAACCGAAAGGGGAATTATCCGGTTCAGATACGCCTTTCTCTGGAGGTTTTCCAGGGAGAGATGGTTTGTCTGATAGGACCCAATGGTTGTGGTAAGTCTACTCTTTTACGCACAATTGCCGGACTTCAGCCTGCTCTTCGCGGAGAAGTCCGCATTGATAACCTTCCTTTAGGAAAACAATCACTTTCAAATAAAGCACGGTTGCTCTCTCTTGTGCTGACCGACCGTGTAGAAGTAAGCAATCTTACCGTATTCAACCTTGTGGCTACGGGCAGGAATCCCTACACCGACTGGTTGGGGAAGCTGACCGATCACGATAAAGAACTGGTGCATGCAGCACTCTCGCAGGTACATCTCGAGGGATATGCCAATCGCTTTATCAATGAACTGTCTGATGGTGAGCGTCAGCGCGCTATGATTGCCAAGGCTCTGGTGCAGGACACTCCGGTGATTCTGCTGGATGAGCCCACAGCCCATCTGGATATAAACAATAGGGTAGAGGTGATGATGCTTTTGCATGAACTTGCCCGGCGAACAAACAAAGCAATTGTGCTGTCTACCCATGAACTCGACCTTGCTCTTCAAACTGCTGATAAACTGTGGCTGATGATTCCAAAGCATGGCATTGCCGTGGGTACGCCCGAAGATCTGATTCTGACCAACCGTTTTCAGAAAGTCTTTGCGAATAACTCTTACCGTTTCGACTCATCGACCGGTAATTTTATGGTAAATCATGCTGAAATTCCCCGCCTTGTTTCGTTGAAAACTCTGGGTACAGGAAACCGAACCTACTGGACGGAACGTGCTCTGACAAGGAATGGGTACCAATTATCTGCCAATGCTCCGGAGCTGATTACTGTGGATGAGGCTGCCGATTCGTGGCTGATTTCCAAAGAAGGCAGAGAACTGGCTTGCTCTTCCATCCAGGAACTTTTGTTGCAACTGGAATCATTTTAA
- the rimM gene encoding ribosome maturation factor RimM (Essential for efficient processing of 16S rRNA) yields MIKREEVYKIGLFNKPHGIHGELSFTFTDDAFDRAECDYLICLLDGIFVPFFIDEYRFRSDSTALVKLEGVDSAEKARMFTNVEVYFPAKYAEESPVEELSWDYFIGFKVVDKHHGDIGTVVEVDQSTINTLFVLEKDGEELLIPAQEEFILKMDNKKRQMTVDLPQGLLSLDDVETLD; encoded by the coding sequence ATGATAAAACGGGAAGAAGTATATAAGATAGGTCTCTTTAATAAGCCTCACGGTATTCACGGAGAGTTGTCGTTTACCTTTACGGACGATGCGTTCGACAGGGCAGAGTGTGACTATCTCATCTGTTTGCTTGACGGCATCTTTGTTCCCTTTTTTATAGATGAATACCGCTTTCGGTCGGACTCTACGGCTTTAGTTAAGCTTGAGGGGGTTGATTCGGCCGAGAAGGCGCGTATGTTTACCAATGTTGAAGTCTATTTCCCGGCCAAATATGCTGAAGAATCTCCTGTAGAAGAGCTTTCATGGGATTATTTCATTGGATTCAAGGTTGTAGACAAGCATCATGGTGATATAGGAACGGTGGTGGAAGTGGATCAGTCGACCATCAACACCCTGTTTGTTCTCGAGAAAGATGGCGAGGAACTCCTTATTCCGGCACAGGAAGAGTTTATTCTGAAAATGGATAATAAGAAAAGGCAGATGACTGTTGATTTGCCCCAGGGACTATTGTCGCTGGATGATGTGGAAACACTCGATTGA
- the murA gene encoding UDP-N-acetylglucosamine 1-carboxyvinyltransferase → MASFVIEGGHKLCGEIIPQGAKNEVLQIICATLLTSEEVAVSNIPDILDVNNLIQLMRNMGVAISKTGVDTYTFKAENVDMAYLQSDEFLKKCSSLRGSVMLIGPMVARFGAALISKPGGDKIGRRRLDTHFLGIQKLGADFNYIADRGVYEISAKQLKGASMLLDEASVTGTANIVMAAVLAKGTTTIYNAACEPYLQQLCKMLNNMGAKISGIASNLLVIEGVESLGGTTHTVLPDMIEVGSFIGMAAMTRSELTIKNVSYENLGIIPESFRRLGIKLEQRGDDIYIPSQESYEIESFMDGSIMTIADAPWPGLTPDLLSVLLVVATQAKGSVLIHQKMFESRLFFVDKLIDMGAQIILCDPHRAVVIGHNHNFTLRGGNMTSPDIRAGIALLIAAMSASGISRINNIEQIDRGYQDIERRLNALGARITRIEE, encoded by the coding sequence ATGGCTTCATTTGTAATTGAAGGTGGACACAAGCTTTGTGGAGAAATTATACCTCAGGGTGCGAAGAACGAAGTGCTGCAGATTATTTGCGCAACACTACTTACTTCGGAAGAAGTAGCTGTAAGCAATATACCCGATATATTAGATGTAAATAACCTTATCCAACTGATGAGGAATATGGGCGTAGCAATTTCCAAAACCGGAGTTGATACGTATACATTCAAGGCTGAAAATGTGGATATGGCTTATCTTCAGAGTGATGAATTTCTGAAGAAATGCTCCAGTCTTCGTGGCTCAGTAATGCTTATAGGCCCAATGGTTGCCCGTTTTGGTGCGGCTTTAATCTCAAAACCCGGTGGTGACAAAATTGGTCGCCGACGTTTGGATACTCACTTTTTGGGTATACAGAAGTTGGGTGCCGATTTTAATTATATAGCAGACAGAGGCGTTTATGAAATAAGTGCTAAGCAACTGAAAGGTGCCTCAATGTTACTTGATGAGGCTTCGGTTACCGGTACTGCAAATATTGTGATGGCTGCTGTTCTTGCTAAGGGAACTACCACGATTTATAACGCAGCTTGCGAACCTTATCTGCAACAGCTTTGCAAGATGCTGAACAATATGGGTGCCAAGATTAGTGGAATTGCTTCAAACCTGCTTGTTATTGAAGGTGTTGAAAGCCTTGGCGGAACCACACATACTGTACTTCCTGACATGATTGAGGTAGGAAGTTTTATAGGTATGGCTGCAATGACCCGCAGTGAACTGACTATCAAAAATGTATCTTACGAGAATCTGGGAATTATCCCTGAAAGCTTCCGTCGTTTAGGCATCAAGCTGGAACAACGTGGCGATGATATCTATATCCCTTCTCAGGAAAGTTACGAGATTGAGTCATTCATGGATGGTTCTATTATGACTATTGCCGATGCTCCGTGGCCGGGACTAACACCCGACCTTTTGAGTGTGCTGCTTGTTGTGGCTACTCAGGCAAAGGGAAGCGTACTTATTCATCAGAAAATGTTTGAAAGTCGCTTGTTCTTCGTTGATAAACTGATAGACATGGGCGCGCAAATTATTTTATGCGACCCACACCGTGCAGTTGTAATCGGTCATAACCATAATTTCACCTTACGTGGAGGAAACATGACCTCACCCGACATCCGTGCCGGAATTGCTTTGCTTATTGCAGCAATGAGCGCTTCGGGTATCAGTAGAATAAATAACATAGAACAGATTGACCGTGGATATCAGGACATCGAAAGACGTCTGAATGCTCTCGGTGCACGCATCACACGTATAGAAGAATGA
- the accC gene encoding acetyl-CoA carboxylase biotin carboxylase subunit, translating to MIKRILVANRGEIAVRVMRSCREMEIESIAIFSEADRTAKHVLYADEAYCVGGAASKDSYLNIEKIIEVAKTHNVDAVHPGYGFLSENSLFASRCREEGIIFIGPDPETMDLMGDKISARKQMIKANVPVVPGTEKSLKDVNEAVEICNKIGYPVMLKASMGGGGKGMRLIHNESGVEEAYTTAKSEALSSFGDDTVYLEKFVEEPHHIEFQILGDNHGNVIHLCERECSVQRRNQKIVEESPSVFVTPELRNEMGTAAVAAAKAVNYKGAGTIEFLVDKDRNFYFLEMNTRLQVEHPITEEVLGVDLVKEQIHVANGVPLRLKQEDIKQRGHAIECRICAEDAEFNFMPCPGIIRQITEPNGIGVRIDSYVYEGYEIPIHYDPMIGKLIVWAVNRTYAIERMRRVLHEYKITGVKTNISYLRSIMDTPDFVNGKYDTGFIQKNAERLQKGLSTDDGPETENVAMIASYIDYLMNLEENNSSQGTDNRPVSRWREFGLHKGVLRI from the coding sequence ATGATTAAAAGAATCTTAGTTGCTAACCGTGGCGAGATTGCAGTGAGGGTTATGCGCTCCTGCAGGGAAATGGAAATAGAATCCATTGCAATTTTCTCTGAAGCGGATAGAACGGCTAAACATGTCTTGTATGCTGACGAAGCTTACTGCGTAGGTGGAGCAGCTTCTAAAGACAGTTATCTTAACATAGAAAAGATCATTGAAGTAGCTAAAACTCACAATGTGGATGCAGTTCATCCAGGCTACGGTTTCTTATCCGAAAACTCTTTATTCGCCAGCAGGTGTAGGGAAGAAGGTATTATATTTATAGGCCCCGATCCGGAAACTATGGATTTGATGGGCGACAAAATCTCAGCTCGTAAACAGATGATAAAGGCTAATGTTCCTGTAGTTCCGGGAACAGAAAAAAGTCTAAAGGATGTAAATGAAGCAGTTGAGATTTGTAACAAGATTGGTTATCCTGTTATGCTTAAAGCTTCTATGGGAGGCGGTGGTAAAGGTATGCGTCTTATTCACAATGAAAGCGGAGTGGAAGAGGCTTATACTACTGCAAAATCTGAAGCTCTCTCTTCTTTTGGGGATGACACTGTTTATCTTGAAAAGTTTGTAGAGGAACCTCACCATATTGAATTCCAGATTCTTGGTGATAATCATGGAAACGTAATCCATTTATGTGAAAGGGAATGCTCTGTTCAACGCCGCAATCAAAAGATAGTTGAAGAAAGCCCTTCTGTTTTTGTTACTCCTGAACTGAGAAATGAGATGGGAACTGCCGCTGTTGCTGCTGCTAAAGCTGTTAATTATAAAGGTGCAGGTACAATTGAATTCCTGGTCGACAAAGACCGTAATTTCTATTTCCTTGAAATGAATACTCGTCTTCAGGTTGAACACCCTATTACGGAAGAGGTTCTTGGTGTAGATTTAGTTAAGGAACAAATTCATGTTGCTAACGGAGTTCCTTTGCGACTCAAGCAAGAAGATATAAAACAGAGAGGACATGCTATTGAATGTCGTATTTGTGCTGAAGATGCTGAATTTAATTTTATGCCTTGCCCGGGTATAATCCGTCAGATTACAGAACCTAACGGAATAGGCGTTCGTATAGATAGCTATGTTTACGAGGGATATGAGATTCCTATCCATTATGACCCAATGATTGGTAAGCTTATTGTATGGGCCGTTAATCGTACTTATGCAATTGAACGTATGCGTCGTGTGCTTCACGAATATAAAATTACGGGTGTTAAGACTAATATAAGTTATTTGAGAAGCATCATGGATACTCCCGATTTTGTAAACGGGAAGTACGATACCGGCTTTATCCAGAAGAATGCTGAAAGACTTCAGAAAGGTCTTTCAACTGATGATGGTCCAGAGACTGAAAATGTAGCAATGATTGCTTCGTATATTGATTATCTGATGAACCTTGAAGAAAACAATTCAAGTCAGGGTACGGATAATCGCCCTGTCAGCCGTTGGAGAGAGTTTGGTTTGCATAAAGGCGTATTGAGAATTTAA
- a CDS encoding 1-deoxy-D-xylulose-5-phosphate reductoisomerase: MKKQIAILGSTGSIGTQALQVIAEHSDLYEVYALTANNRVELLIEQARQFMPEAVVIGNETKYSQLKEALSGLPIKVYAGEEALAQIVEAGPIDVVLTAMVGFAGLKPTINAIRAKKKIALANKETLVVAGELVNELAQQFGTPILPVDSEHSAVFQCLVGEVGNKIEKVILTASGGPFRTFTKEQLKTVTKVQALKHPNWDMGAKITIDSASMMNKGFEVIEAKWLFGMKPEQIEVVVHPQSIIHSMVQFEDGAVKAQLGVPDMRVPIQYAFSYPDRLYSSFDRLDFSKCGNLTFEQPDTDRFKNLALAYEALHQAGNMPCIINAANEIAVAAFLRNRVSFLGMSDVIEKVMQTVNFVKNPTYDDYVATDAEARIIAKELMNFNI; this comes from the coding sequence ATGAAAAAACAAATAGCGATATTGGGCTCTACAGGAAGTATTGGCACACAGGCTTTGCAGGTGATTGCCGAACATTCTGATTTATATGAAGTGTATGCACTGACAGCCAATAACCGCGTGGAGTTACTAATAGAACAGGCCCGGCAGTTTATGCCCGAGGCTGTGGTAATTGGTAACGAAACAAAATATTCTCAACTGAAAGAGGCGCTGAGTGGTTTGCCTATCAAGGTGTATGCCGGTGAAGAAGCTTTGGCACAGATAGTGGAAGCCGGTCCGATTGACGTGGTACTTACGGCAATGGTTGGCTTTGCCGGACTGAAACCTACCATTAACGCCATTCGTGCAAAGAAAAAGATTGCCTTGGCAAACAAGGAAACACTTGTGGTGGCAGGCGAACTGGTCAATGAACTTGCTCAGCAGTTTGGCACTCCTATATTACCCGTTGACTCAGAACACTCGGCTGTATTTCAATGCTTGGTGGGAGAGGTAGGAAACAAAATAGAAAAAGTGATACTTACTGCCTCAGGAGGTCCGTTCCGAACCTTTACCAAGGAGCAGCTAAAGACTGTAACAAAGGTGCAGGCGCTGAAACATCCCAATTGGGACATGGGTGCCAAGATCACTATTGACTCAGCATCAATGATGAATAAAGGTTTCGAGGTAATTGAAGCTAAGTGGCTTTTTGGAATGAAACCGGAACAAATTGAAGTGGTGGTTCATCCTCAGTCAATTATTCACTCCATGGTGCAGTTTGAAGACGGTGCCGTGAAAGCGCAACTGGGTGTGCCCGATATGCGTGTGCCTATACAGTACGCTTTTTCTTATCCCGACCGTCTTTACTCTTCGTTTGACAGGCTGGACTTCTCGAAGTGTGGCAATCTTACCTTTGAACAACCCGATACTGATCGTTTTAAAAATCTGGCTTTGGCTTATGAAGCGCTCCATCAGGCAGGAAACATGCCGTGTATTATCAATGCTGCCAACGAAATAGCGGTGGCTGCCTTCCTGCGCAACAGAGTAAGTTTTTTAGGAATGAGTGATGTTATAGAGAAAGTAATGCAAACAGTGAATTTTGTTAAGAATCCAACGTATGATGATTACGTAGCGACTGACGCAGAGGCGCGGATAATTGCAAAAGAACTGATGAATTTTAATATTTAA
- a CDS encoding acyl-CoA carboxylase subunit beta, with amino-acid sequence MEKEDLYSRFVEKDKNAELGGGVSKIEKQHESGKMTARERIDMLLDKGTFVEMDKLMVHRCTNFGMEKNKIPGDGVVSGYGKIDGRLVFVYAYDFTVYGGTLSATNSKKIVKVQELALKNGAPVIALNDSGGARIQEGVESLTGYASIFYQNTIASGVIPQISAILGPCAGGACYSPALTDFIFMVKEKSHMFVTGPDVVKTVTHEDVSKEELGGAYTHSSKSGVTHFLSNTEEELLMGIRELLSFLPSNNMEDAPAVTVKDDIHREEESLQNVVPADPNIPYDIKDIIEPVMDDHYFFEVMPHFAKNAVVGFARLGGKSVGIVANQPAYLAGVLDIDASDKIARFIRFCDCFNIPLITFEDVPGFLPGCTQEHNGIIRHGAKIVYAYAEATVPKVTLITRKAYGGAYIVMGSKQTGSDVNLAYPNAEIAVMGAEGAVNILYRKADEETKKQAIEDYKTNFANPYQAAELGYIDEIILPKQTRFKLIQALDMAHNKMQTNPPKKHGNMPL; translated from the coding sequence ATGGAAAAAGAAGATTTATATAGCCGCTTTGTTGAAAAAGACAAGAACGCCGAATTGGGTGGCGGAGTAAGCAAGATTGAAAAACAACACGAATCAGGCAAGATGACTGCCCGTGAACGCATTGATATGCTTCTTGACAAAGGTACATTTGTGGAAATGGATAAACTAATGGTTCACCGTTGCACAAACTTTGGAATGGAAAAGAACAAGATTCCTGGAGATGGCGTTGTTTCCGGTTACGGAAAGATTGACGGACGTTTGGTTTTTGTTTATGCATATGACTTCACTGTTTATGGTGGAACTCTGAGTGCAACCAACTCAAAGAAGATTGTAAAGGTGCAGGAGCTGGCATTGAAGAATGGTGCTCCGGTAATTGCATTGAACGATTCAGGTGGTGCACGTATTCAGGAAGGTGTTGAAAGCTTGACTGGTTATGCTTCTATTTTCTACCAGAATACAATTGCTTCGGGTGTTATTCCTCAGATTTCTGCAATTCTGGGACCATGTGCCGGAGGTGCTTGCTATTCTCCTGCGCTGACCGACTTTATTTTCATGGTTAAAGAGAAAAGTCACATGTTTGTAACCGGTCCTGATGTAGTTAAGACCGTTACTCACGAAGATGTAAGCAAAGAAGAGCTGGGTGGAGCCTATACTCACAGTAGCAAGAGCGGTGTAACTCATTTCCTGAGCAATACAGAAGAAGAACTTTTGATGGGAATCCGTGAATTGTTAAGCTTCCTTCCTTCAAACAATATGGAAGATGCTCCTGCGGTTACAGTCAAGGATGATATTCATCGTGAAGAAGAGTCTCTTCAGAACGTAGTGCCTGCAGATCCTAATATTCCTTATGATATTAAAGATATTATTGAACCTGTAATGGATGATCATTATTTCTTTGAAGTAATGCCTCATTTTGCAAAGAATGCAGTGGTAGGTTTTGCTCGCTTAGGCGGAAAATCTGTAGGTATTGTGGCTAATCAGCCAGCTTACCTTGCCGGTGTACTGGATATTGATGCGTCAGACAAGATTGCACGTTTTATCCGTTTCTGCGATTGTTTCAATATTCCATTGATTACATTCGAAGATGTTCCGGGATTCCTTCCGGGATGCACACAGGAACACAATGGTATTATCCGTCACGGAGCAAAGATTGTGTATGCTTATGCTGAGGCTACTGTGCCAAAGGTTACTTTGATCACCCGTAAGGCTTATGGTGGTGCATATATCGTAATGGGCAGCAAGCAGACCGGCTCGGATGTGAATCTTGCTTATCCTAATGCAGAAATTGCAGTGATGGGAGCAGAAGGAGCTGTTAATATCTTGTATCGCAAAGCTGATGAAGAGACTAAGAAGCAAGCTATTGAAGATTATAAAACCAACTTCGCAAATCCTTATCAGGCAGCAGAATTGGGATATATTGATGAAATAATTCTTCCTAAGCAAACACGCTTTAAATTGATTCAGGCATTGGATATGGCGCATAACAAGATGCAAACTAATCCACCGAAGAAACACGGAAATATGCCGTTATAA
- a CDS encoding DUF4290 domain-containing protein, which translates to MEYNTQQRVLPLPEYGRSIQNMVDHALTLEDRAERQRCANTIINIMGNMFPHLRDVPDFKHKLWDHLAIMSDFKLDIDFPYEIIKKDNLYTKPEVIPYPSSKIRYRHYGRTLEKMIKLAADYPEGEEKKQLIALIANHMKKSFMNWNKDNVDDRKIFEDLKEYSKGAIQIDEDSLRLMETKAILYRKTKPNNNPRRYSKQ; encoded by the coding sequence ATGGAATATAACACTCAACAACGAGTATTACCGCTTCCCGAATACGGACGAAGCATTCAGAACATGGTTGATCACGCTTTGACTCTTGAAGACAGAGCTGAAAGACAACGTTGCGCAAATACCATCATTAACATCATGGGAAATATGTTCCCTCATTTGCGCGATGTGCCCGACTTTAAACATAAGCTGTGGGATCACCTGGCAATTATGTCCGACTTCAAACTTGATATCGATTTTCCGTATGAGATTATTAAAAAAGATAATCTTTACACCAAACCGGAGGTGATTCCTTATCCAAGTTCAAAGATTCGTTACCGCCATTACGGCCGTACTTTGGAGAAAATGATTAAACTGGCTGCCGATTATCCTGAGGGAGAAGAGAAAAAACAACTGATTGCGCTGATAGCCAATCACATGAAGAAAAGTTTTATGAACTGGAATAAAGACAATGTTGACGACAGAAAAATATTTGAAGACCTGAAGGAGTATTCCAAAGGGGCAATTCAGATTGATGAAGACTCATTGAGACTGATGGAGACTAAGGCTATTCTTTACCGTAAAACTAAACCGAATAACAACCCTCGTCGTTATTCAAAACAATAA
- the tsaB gene encoding tRNA (adenosine(37)-N6)-threonylcarbamoyltransferase complex dimerization subunit type 1 TsaB, whose translation MPCILHIETSTAVCSVAISEDGQVIFNKEDFNGPSHAVSLGVFVDEALSFADSHAVMLDAVAVSCGPGSYTGLRIGVSMAKGVCYGRNLPLIGIPTLEVLSVPVLLYQELPDDALICPMIDARRMEVYAAVYDRALKVKRATAADIVDENSYLEFLDEHPVYFFGDGAAKCREKITHPNAHFIDDICPLAKLMSPLAEKAFAAGDFKNVAYFEPFYLKEFVASKPKNLL comes from the coding sequence ATGCCTTGTATTTTACATATTGAAACCTCTACTGCCGTTTGTTCGGTTGCAATCAGTGAGGATGGTCAGGTAATTTTCAATAAAGAAGATTTTAATGGCCCTTCTCATGCTGTGTCTTTAGGCGTTTTTGTTGATGAAGCGCTTTCTTTTGCTGATAGTCATGCAGTTATGCTTGATGCTGTAGCAGTTAGCTGCGGTCCCGGTTCCTATACCGGATTACGTATTGGTGTTTCAATGGCAAAAGGTGTCTGTTACGGGCGAAATCTTCCTTTAATCGGTATTCCAACATTGGAAGTACTTAGCGTACCGGTCCTGTTGTATCAGGAATTGCCTGATGATGCTTTGATTTGTCCGATGATTGATGCCCGACGAATGGAAGTTTATGCAGCTGTTTATGACCGTGCACTTAAAGTTAAGCGCGCAACTGCTGCCGATATTGTGGATGAGAACTCTTATCTGGAGTTCCTGGATGAGCACCCTGTCTACTTCTTTGGTGACGGAGCTGCGAAGTGTCGTGAAAAGATAACTCATCCTAATGCGCACTTTATTGATGATATCTGTCCTCTGGCTAAACTGATGTCTCCATTGGCGGAGAAAGCATTTGCTGCAGGCGATTTCAAAAATGTAGCCTACTTTGAACCTTTCTACTTAAAAGAGTTTGTGGCTTCCAAGCCTAAGAATTTGCTGTAA
- a CDS encoding biotin/lipoyl-containing protein produces MEIHIGNRTAEIELLEKDGNNVRLTIDGVEYEVDVTMAENGACSILHDGKSYNAELIRSDNGKNYKVNTLFSSYNVDIVDTKAKYLRMRKKEDERQEDKVISPMPGKIVKIPVKVGDFVSAGDTVAVIEAMKMQSNYKVTSDCYIKDILVNEGDSVNSDQQLILLDLNVVNA; encoded by the coding sequence ATGGAAATACATATTGGAAACAGAACTGCCGAGATTGAACTTCTTGAGAAAGATGGAAACAACGTGCGTCTGACAATTGACGGAGTAGAGTATGAAGTTGATGTTACAATGGCGGAAAACGGCGCATGTTCTATTCTTCACGATGGCAAATCATATAATGCCGAACTGATCCGTTCTGATAATGGAAAGAATTACAAAGTAAATACTCTTTTCTCTTCTTACAATGTGGATATTGTTGACACTAAGGCAAAATATCTTCGCATGAGAAAGAAAGAAGATGAAAGACAAGAAGATAAGGTTATATCTCCAATGCCTGGTAAAATCGTAAAAATACCTGTGAAAGTGGGCGATTTTGTTTCTGCCGGAGATACTGTTGCTGTCATTGAAGCAATGAAAATGCAAAGTAATTACAAGGTAACGTCTGATTGTTATATTAAAGATATTCTGGTAAATGAAGGTGACTCTGTGAATAGTGACCAACAGTTGATTTTACTGGACTTAAATGTTGTAAATGCATAG